From Lycium ferocissimum isolate CSIRO_LF1 chromosome 12, AGI_CSIRO_Lferr_CH_V1, whole genome shotgun sequence, one genomic window encodes:
- the LOC132039629 gene encoding protein SMAX1-LIKE 4, with translation MRTGAGSAVQQTLTTEAASVLKHSLSLARRRGHAQVTPLHVAAILLSSRVSLLRRACLKSQPNYSSHHPLQCRALELCFNVALNRLPTSPGPLLHGQPCLSNALIAALKRAQAHQRRGCIEQQQQQPLLAIKVELDQLILSILDDPSVSRVMREAGFSSTVIKTNIEESANSSVFQCYNNSSSSGGIYSTPSSPPTINSFLNSHQNPILFSPHKFNTLTASSSDVKLVIDVLVNKRRNSVIVGDSGTEGVVEELMGKVERGDVPEELKGVHFIKFQFSSAPLMLMKREEVELNISDLKRKVESLTGSRGGVIIYTGDLKWTVDQSLIAKTSFVNNYSPVDHLVAEIGRLVSCSNAKVWLVGTANYQTYMKCQMKQPPLDIQWSLQPISLPSGGLGLSLNSTSVYEPRIPFSQQMFEKKPIPSKEEQDAVTCCAECTSNYEREARLKFGQHKNSTLYSITCDTKDSDKGLPDWLKPHDIDTTNKDDVAELKRKWSRLCKNLHQGKPNQRQTSSVLCNEYNSSGKNYSYNSLYPWWPNKNSLITDCKSISFSDPPNWKPNQGASTVPRFRRQQSCHIEFSFSNGNSKIEPNLDSLKIREGKEVKITLALGNSQLSDIGNVDEEMIKMLQENLPWQMENMDAIVDALMDFRTMKKQKNWLVIQGNDLIGKQRLARVIAKSAFGSDDLLLCINMRKRENMSHVELLNKSLRNNEKLVVLVEDIDFADSDLLKFLIDAYENGSSSHLFILARTSDATDHFNDGKEYYKESVIQMKLMVSKRSVMNPGSVCIDHKRKAEWELSLPNKTKSPRNNVMEDVSSNIAAQNGKMKKEFTRQLSSNTLDLNIKADEVDEEEDDEDDENEVKTEDFSPISSDLTRDTAIDQQNPPLGLFDLIKNRLVLKRDSSQDKRMREVFMFKMRRSLEEVCGSKKIVESFCLEEMVLEKVFEGCRSFLNSLFDEWLKDIFQTSLQMVEEKENVIIKLCTDMVGANDHESGFKGSCLPRGIQVSIMQD, from the exons ATGCGAACAGGAGCAGGTAGTGCAGTGCAACAGACCCTCACAACTGAGGCTGCTTCAGTATTGAAGCATTCTCTTAGTTTGGCCAGAAGAAGAGGCCATGCACAAGTCACACCTCTTCATGTTGCTGCTATTTTGTTAAGTTCAAGAGTCAGTCTTCTTAGAAGAGCTTGTCTCAAATCACAACCAAATTATTCTTCTCATCATCCACTTCAGTGTAGAGCACTTGAGTTGTGTTTTAATGTGGCACTTAATAGGCTACCAACAAGTCCTGGTCCGCTACTTCATGGCCAGCCTTGTCTGTCTAATGCTTTAATCGCTGCGCTCAAAAGAGCGCAGGCGCATCAGAGAAGAGGCTGCATTGAGCAACAGCAACAGCAGCCTCTTTTAGCTATTAAGGTTGAGTTAGACCAGCTTATTTTGTCTATTTTAGATGACCCTAGTGTTAGTAGGGTTATGAGAGAAGCTGGTTTCTCGAGTACTGTtattaaaaccaacatagagGAATCAGCTAATTCTTCAGTCTTTCAGTGTTACAATAATAGTAGCTCTAGTGGTGGAATTTACTCCACACCTAGCTCTCCACCTACTATaaatagtttcttgaattcccaccaaaaccctattctCTTTTCACCTCACAAGTTTAACACATTAACAGCATCTTCATCAGATGTTAAGTTGGTAATAGATGTGTTGGTGAACAAAAGGAGGAACAGTGTGATAGTAGGTGATTCAGGTACAGAAGGGGTTGTTGAAGAACTGATGGGAAAAGTGGAAAGAGGAGATGTGCCTGAGGAACTGAAAGGAGTTCACTTTATCAAATTTCAGTTCTCATCAGCACCACTAATGCTGATGAAAAGAGAGGAAGTGGAACTGAACATATCAGACCTGAAAAGGAAAGTGGAATCTCTTACAGGAAGTAGAGGAGGAGTCATTATCTACACAGGTGACTTGAAATGGACAGTTGATCAAAGTCTTATTGCTAAGACTAGTTTTGTTAATAATTATAGTCCAGTTGATCACCTTGTAGCTGAGATAGGAAGGTTGGTTTCTTGTTCAAATGCAAAGGTTTGGTTGGTGGGTACAGCAAATTATCAAACTTATATGAAGTGTCAAATGAAACAACCTCCTCTTGATATTCAATGGTCTCTTCAACCAATTTCTCTTCCATCTGGTGGTCTAGGCTTAAGTCTCAATAGTACAAG TGTCTATGAACCAAGAATACCATTCTCTCAACAAATGTTTGAGAAAAAGCCAATTCCTAGCAAGGAGGAACAAGATGCAGTCACCTGTTGTGCAGAATGCACCTCCAATTATGAAAGAGAAGCTAGGTTAAAGTTTGGCCAGCACAAAAATTCTACATTGTATTCTATCACATGTGACACTAAGGACTCTGACAAGGGTTTGCCTGATTGGCTCAAACCACATGACATTGATACAACTAACAAG GATGATGTGGCTGAGTTGAAAAGAAAGTGGAGCAGGTTGtgcaaaaatcttcatcaaggGAAGCCTAATCAAAGACAAACAAGTTCAGTTTTGTGCAATGAATACAATAGCAGTGGGAAGAATTACTCTTATAATTCATTGTACCCATGGTGGCCTAACAAGAACAGCCTAATAACAGATTGCAAATCAATTTCATTTAGTGATCCTCCAAATTGGAAGCCTAATCAGGGAGCCAGCACTGTGCCAAGGTTCAGAAGACAACAGTCGTGCCATATCGAATTCAGTTTCAGCAATGGGAACTCAAAAATTGAGCCAAACTTGGATTCTCTTAAAATCAGGGAAGGGAAAGAAGTGAAAATCACACTTGCTCTTGGGAATTCACAGCTTTCTGATATCGGTAACGTTGATGAAGAGATGATCAAAATGTTGCAAGAGAACTTGCCTTGGCAAATGGAAAACATGGATGCTATTGTGGATGCATTGATGGATTTCAGGACAATGAAGAAGCAGAAGAATTGGTTGGTGATTCAGGGGAATGACTTGATCGGGAAACAAAGATTGGCTCGAGTGATAGCAAAATCAGCATTTGGTTCTGATGACTTGCTCTTGTGCATCAACATGAGAAAGAGGGAAAACATGTCTCATGTTGAATTGCTCAACAAGTCCTTAAGGAATAATGAAAAGCTTGTTGTCCTAGTGGAAGATATTGATTTTGCTGATTCAGATTTGTTGAAATTTCTTATAGATGCCTATGAAAATGGGAGCTCTAGTCATTTGTTCATCTTAGCAAGGACTAGTGATGCAACTGATCACTTCAATGATGGAAAAGAGTACTACAAAGAGTCTGTAATTCAGATGAAACTGATGGTAAGCAAAAGGAGTGTCATGAATCCTGGATCAGTATGTATTGATCATAAGAGAAAAGCTGAGTGGGAATTGTCTTTGCCTAACAAGACCAAGAGTCCAAGAAACAATGTAATGGAAGATGTCTCTTCAAATATTGCTGCTCAAAATGGGAAGATGAAGAAGGAATTCACAAGGCAATTGAGCTCAAACACCCTTGACCTCAACATCAAAGCAGACGAGGTCGATGAGGAGGAGGACGACGAGGATGATGAAAACGAAGTTAAAACCGAGGACTTTAGCCCCATTTCAAGTGACTTGACTCGCGATACAGCCATTGATCAACAAAATCCACCACTTGGTTTATTCGACCTCATCAAGAATCGCCTTGTTTTGAAGCGCGATTCTTCTCAAGACAAGAGAATGAGAGAGGTGTTCATGTTCAAGATGAGAAGGTCATTGGAGGAAGTATGTGGGAGTAAGAAAATAGTTGAGAGTTTTTGCTTGGAGGAAATGGTGCTGGAGAAGGTATTTGAGGGATGTCGTTCATTTCTCAACAGCTTGTTTGATGAATGGCTAAAAGACATTTTTCAAACGAGCTTGCAAATggttgaagagaaagagaaTGTGATTATCAAGCTTTGTACTGACATGGTGGGAGCTAATGATCATGAGAGTGGTTTCAAAGGTTCATGTCTTCCAAGAGGGATTCAAGTTTCAATCATGCAAGATTGA